Proteins co-encoded in one Labilithrix sp. genomic window:
- a CDS encoding protein kinase has protein sequence MDRIGEYLVRRLIGEGGMGKVYEAEERLSKRRVALKVLRPELTKHEDGRRLFLNEMQILAHLEHPNLVRSLASMENDGQLVMVLEYLHGRTLRQELTRRGALPWQEALEHAARVAEALVVAHEQEPPIVHRDLKPENVMLTVAEGSADDAPATGLKVMDFGIAKVLEGMHATNTQSIGTLQYMSPEQIDARTIDARSDLYSLGLIFYEMIAGAPPFSSASPRELLNLQCTEPPPALDEEVRHGLPRGVEELLYSMLEKKPDDRPASARDVLDRLSLFRSAGTSAGAPKRVKTTTAPVSAAPTPTPRSAKPSGDTLHSSPAPASPKKDKEERPRTDTIAIVEANASKPKEIPTWLAIAAIVLLSLVAGMGTYLVRLKTSDPSPAASTTTSSAPRSLASNPR, from the coding sequence ATGGATCGAATCGGCGAATACCTCGTTCGGCGCCTCATCGGAGAAGGCGGGATGGGGAAGGTCTACGAAGCCGAGGAGCGGCTCTCGAAGCGGCGCGTCGCGCTGAAGGTCCTCCGCCCCGAGCTCACGAAGCACGAGGACGGCCGGCGCCTCTTCTTGAACGAGATGCAGATCCTGGCGCACCTCGAGCACCCGAACCTCGTGCGCAGCCTCGCCTCGATGGAGAACGACGGGCAGCTCGTGATGGTGCTCGAGTACCTCCACGGCCGCACCCTGCGCCAGGAGCTCACGCGTCGCGGCGCGCTTCCGTGGCAGGAGGCGCTCGAGCACGCGGCCCGCGTCGCGGAGGCGCTCGTCGTCGCGCACGAGCAGGAGCCGCCGATCGTCCATCGCGACCTCAAGCCCGAGAACGTGATGCTCACCGTCGCGGAGGGCTCGGCCGACGACGCGCCAGCGACCGGCCTCAAGGTCATGGACTTCGGCATCGCGAAGGTGCTCGAGGGCATGCACGCCACGAACACGCAGAGCATCGGCACGCTCCAGTACATGAGCCCGGAGCAGATCGACGCGCGCACGATCGACGCGCGCTCGGACCTCTATTCGCTCGGCCTCATCTTCTACGAGATGATCGCGGGCGCCCCGCCGTTCTCGTCCGCGTCGCCGCGCGAGCTGCTCAACCTGCAGTGCACGGAGCCGCCGCCCGCGCTCGACGAGGAGGTCCGCCACGGCCTCCCGCGCGGGGTGGAGGAGCTCCTCTACTCGATGCTCGAGAAGAAGCCCGACGACCGCCCCGCCTCCGCGCGCGACGTGCTCGATCGCCTCTCGCTCTTCCGCTCGGCGGGCACGTCCGCGGGCGCGCCGAAGCGGGTGAAGACGACGACCGCGCCGGTGTCGGCCGCGCCGACCCCGACGCCGAGGTCGGCGAAGCCGAGCGGCGACACGCTCCACTCGTCGCCCGCGCCCGCGTCGCCGAAGAAGGACAAGGAGGAGCGTCCGCGCACCGACACGATCGCGATCGTCGAGGCGAACGCGAGCAAGCCGAAGGAGATCCCGACCTGGCTCGCGATCGCCGCGATCGTGCTGCTCTCGCTCGTCGCGGGGATGGGGACGTACCTCGTTCGGTTGAAGACGAGCGATCCGTCGCCGGCCGCGAGCACGACCACGTCGTCCGCTCCGAGGTCGCTGGCGTCGAACCCGAGGTAA